One Gammaproteobacteria bacterium DNA segment encodes these proteins:
- the aroC gene encoding chorismate synthase yields MSGNTTGILFTLTTFGESHGPAIGGIIDGCPPGLELSEADIQHDLERRRPGKTRHTTQRREPDAVRILSGVFEGRTTGTPIGLIIDNVDQRSKDYGDIAEKFRPGHADYTYTQKYGVRDYRGGGRSSARETALRVAAGAVARKYLADRHGIRIRGYVAQLGPIRPQSFDWEVVEDNPFFFPDAARVPELEAYMDALRKEGNSIGARVTVVATGVSPGLGEPIFDRLDADLAKALMAINAVKGVEIGAGFAAVEQKGTEHRDEMTPAGFLSNHAGGVLGGISSGQDIVASIALKPTSSLRLPGRSVDVHGNAVEVVTKGRHDPCVGIRATPIAEAAMAMVIMDHLLRQRGQNAEVQSATPIIPASAG; encoded by the coding sequence ATGTCTGGAAACACCACCGGTATCCTGTTCACTCTCACCACCTTTGGCGAGAGCCACGGTCCCGCCATCGGGGGCATCATCGACGGCTGCCCGCCCGGCCTCGAACTGTCGGAGGCGGACATCCAGCACGATCTCGAGCGGCGCCGGCCCGGCAAGACCCGTCATACTACCCAGCGCCGCGAGCCCGACGCGGTGCGCATCCTGTCCGGCGTGTTCGAGGGTCGTACCACCGGCACCCCCATCGGCCTCATCATCGACAACGTGGATCAGCGCTCCAAGGACTACGGCGACATCGCCGAGAAGTTCCGGCCCGGCCATGCGGATTACACTTACACCCAGAAGTATGGAGTGCGCGATTACCGCGGCGGCGGCCGCTCGTCGGCCCGTGAGACGGCCCTGCGGGTGGCGGCCGGCGCGGTGGCCAGGAAGTACTTGGCGGATCGCCACGGCATCCGCATCCGTGGCTACGTGGCCCAACTCGGCCCCATCCGCCCCCAAAGCTTCGATTGGGAGGTGGTGGAGGACAACCCCTTCTTCTTTCCCGACGCCGCCCGGGTACCCGAACTCGAGGCCTACATGGACGCCCTGCGCAAGGAGGGCAACTCCATCGGCGCCCGGGTCACGGTGGTGGCCACAGGGGTGTCGCCGGGTCTCGGCGAACCCATCTTCGACCGCCTGGATGCGGATCTCGCCAAGGCCCTCATGGCCATCAACGCCGTCAAGGGGGTGGAGATCGGTGCCGGCTTCGCGGCGGTCGAGCAGAAGGGCACGGAGCATCGCGACGAGATGACGCCCGCGGGTTTCCTGTCCAACCACGCCGGCGGCGTCCTCGGCGGCATCTCCAGTGGCCAGGATATCGTCGCCAGCATCGCCCTCAAACCCACCTCCAGTCTCCGCCTGCCGGGGCGCAGCGTGGATGTCCACGGCAACGCCGTGGAGGTGGTCACCAAGGGCCGTCACGACCCCTGCGTGGGGATCCGGGCGACCCCCATCGCCGAGGCCGCCATGGCCATGGTGATCATGGACCACCTGCTGCGCCAGCGCG
- a CDS encoding tRNA U-34 5-methylaminomethyl-2-thiouridine biosynthesis protein: protein MSKGEILAGYLAPHPPHLVYGENPPQNEPRSEGGWEQLRWAYERARKTLDDLKPDVLLVHSPHWITQVGHHFLGVPHLSGKSVDPIFPNLFRYSFELDVDVELAEACCEEAGKAGLVAKMMRNPKFRVDYGTITTLHMMRPQWDIPVVGISANNSPYYLQMEEGLEEMDRLGKATRRAIECTGRRAVLLASNTLCHYHFSAEPDIPEDMSREHPQNYEGYKWDMRIIEMLRRGETDEVFGILPQFIEESFAEIKSGAFTWMFAAMGYPRMPGELHGYGTVIGTGNAVMEWNLANHPGRLEVRDRPTAA, encoded by the coding sequence ATGAGCAAAGGTGAGATCCTCGCGGGCTATCTGGCCCCCCATCCGCCCCACCTGGTCTACGGCGAGAACCCGCCCCAGAACGAGCCCCGCTCGGAGGGGGGCTGGGAACAGCTGCGCTGGGCCTACGAGCGTGCCCGCAAGACCCTGGACGACCTGAAACCCGATGTGCTGCTGGTGCACTCACCCCACTGGATCACCCAGGTGGGCCACCACTTCCTGGGAGTGCCTCACCTGTCCGGCAAGTCGGTGGACCCCATCTTCCCGAACCTGTTCCGTTACAGCTTCGAGCTCGATGTGGACGTGGAACTGGCCGAGGCCTGCTGCGAGGAGGCCGGAAAGGCGGGCCTGGTGGCCAAGATGATGCGAAACCCCAAGTTCCGGGTGGACTACGGCACCATCACCACCCTGCACATGATGCGGCCCCAGTGGGACATCCCGGTCGTGGGGATCTCGGCCAACAATTCGCCCTACTACCTGCAGATGGAGGAGGGCCTGGAGGAGATGGACCGCCTCGGCAAGGCCACCCGCCGGGCCATCGAGTGCACGGGCCGGCGCGCCGTGCTGCTGGCCTCCAACACCCTGTGCCACTACCACTTCTCGGCGGAGCCGGACATCCCCGAGGACATGTCCCGGGAGCACCCCCAGAACTACGAGGGCTACAAGTGGGACATGCGCATCATCGAGATGCTGCGCCGGGGCGAGACGGACGAGGTGTTCGGTATCCTGCCCCAGTTCATCGAAGAGTCCTTCGCCGAGATCAAGTCCGGGGCCTTCACCTGGATGTTCGCCGCCATGGGCTACCCCCGCATGCCGGGGGAGCTCCATGGCTACGGCACGGTCATCGGCACCGGCAACGCGGTGATGGAATGGAACCTGGCCAACCATCCCGGCCGACTCGAGGTGCGCGACCGGCCGACAGCGGCCTGA
- a CDS encoding dienelactone hydrolase family protein, whose translation MAIKTHTIEYHHDDTLLEGLMAWDDAAAAPRPGVLVAPVWAGRNAQADHKAEALAALGYVGFALDMYGKGVLGNSIDENARLMQPFVDDRALLQQRMQRALDVMRAQDQVDDTRTAAIGFCFGGMCVLDLARSGAEIGGVVSFHGLLKAPGNTAGTAIKAKVLALHGHDDPLAPPQDVLALEQELTAAGADWQVHVYGHAMHAFTNPAANDRDFGTVYQPDADRRSWRSMEDFLAEVLGAEVPGPA comes from the coding sequence ATGGCCATCAAGACCCACACCATCGAATACCACCACGACGACACCCTGCTGGAGGGCCTCATGGCCTGGGACGATGCCGCAGCCGCACCCCGCCCCGGGGTGCTGGTGGCCCCGGTGTGGGCGGGCCGCAACGCCCAGGCGGACCACAAGGCCGAGGCCCTGGCGGCCCTGGGCTATGTGGGCTTCGCCCTCGACATGTATGGCAAGGGCGTGCTGGGCAACAGCATCGACGAGAATGCCCGCCTGATGCAGCCGTTCGTGGATGATCGGGCCCTGCTCCAGCAGCGTATGCAAAGAGCCCTCGACGTCATGCGCGCCCAGGACCAGGTGGACGACACCCGCACCGCCGCAATCGGCTTCTGCTTCGGCGGCATGTGCGTGCTGGACCTGGCACGCTCGGGGGCCGAGATCGGCGGCGTAGTGAGTTTCCATGGCCTGCTCAAGGCCCCGGGCAACACGGCGGGCACCGCCATCAAGGCCAAGGTCCTGGCCCTGCACGGTCACGACGACCCCCTGGCGCCGCCGCAGGACGTGCTGGCCCTGGAGCAGGAACTCACGGCGGCCGGCGCCGACTGGCAGGTCCATGTCTATGGCCACGCCATGCATGCCTTTACCAACCCCGCCGCCAATGACCGGGACTTCGGCACCGTCTACCAGCCGGATGCCGACCGCCGCTCGTGGCGCAGCATGGAAGACTTCCTCGCGGAGGTGCTCGGGGCGGAGGTGCCCGGACCCGCCTGA
- a CDS encoding IclR family transcriptional regulator C-terminal domain-containing protein: MATPRNASVQKAFQILEVFAPAGCQLTATEVASRTAMTVATAHRFLLTLEHLGVVSRAGGNRFQLGTLLAELGDRVEHDKLMARIAQSHVDTLTARLGGAVAAAVLSGRKAIQMAMSHGPAAGAGEPPDPRLPVHCTAAGKVLLAGLRPAMLETILEDLELTAYTPRTVTDGVALRAELETVRARGWALEDAEFAADTRGLAVPILDAHDRVVAALAVTAAQHEMGDAEMERCREDLAHHAAQIHRELYMENKVLPTKARPRGNFPHAKRIGDLILVSGTSARQPDDTFPGVSPGADGVPVFDFRIQARATLTNLFDIVASFGAAREDIVEIQAFLVGMKHYDAFNEVYGEFYDRSGPTRTTVGVSELPHPHQLLMLKAMAYKPAHTSRGTL; encoded by the coding sequence ATGGCCACCCCCAGGAACGCCTCCGTCCAGAAGGCCTTCCAGATCCTGGAAGTCTTCGCCCCCGCCGGTTGTCAGCTCACCGCCACCGAGGTGGCGAGCCGCACCGCCATGACGGTGGCTACCGCCCACCGCTTCCTCCTCACCCTGGAGCACCTGGGAGTGGTGTCCCGGGCCGGCGGCAACCGCTTCCAGCTCGGCACCCTGCTGGCGGAACTGGGGGACCGGGTGGAGCACGACAAGCTCATGGCCCGCATCGCTCAGTCCCACGTAGATACCCTGACGGCCCGCCTGGGTGGGGCCGTGGCGGCGGCGGTCCTGAGCGGCCGCAAGGCCATCCAGATGGCCATGAGCCACGGTCCGGCGGCCGGCGCCGGGGAGCCCCCGGACCCCCGCCTGCCGGTGCACTGTACGGCCGCCGGCAAGGTGCTTCTGGCGGGCCTGCGGCCCGCCATGCTGGAGACCATCCTCGAAGACTTGGAGCTTACCGCCTACACCCCCCGCACGGTAACCGACGGGGTCGCCCTGCGGGCGGAACTGGAGACGGTCAGGGCCCGCGGCTGGGCCCTGGAGGACGCCGAGTTCGCCGCCGACACCCGCGGCCTCGCGGTGCCCATCCTGGACGCCCATGACCGGGTGGTGGCGGCACTAGCGGTGACCGCGGCACAGCACGAGATGGGCGATGCGGAAATGGAGCGCTGCCGGGAAGATCTGGCCCACCACGCGGCCCAGATCCACCGCGAACTCTACATGGAGAACAAGGTCCTGCCCACCAAGGCCCGGCCGCGGGGAAACTTCCCCCATGCCAAGCGCATCGGCGACCTGATCCTGGTATCCGGCACCAGCGCCCGCCAGCCCGACGACACCTTCCCCGGCGTCTCTCCGGGGGCCGACGGCGTGCCTGTCTTCGACTTCCGTATTCAGGCACGAGCCACCCTGACCAATCTCTTCGACATCGTCGCCAGTTTCGGCGCCGCCCGCGAGGACATCGTGGAAATCCAGGCCTTCCTGGTGGGCATGAAGCACTACGATGCCTTCAACGAGGTCTACGGCGAGTTCTACGACCGGAGCGGCCCGACCCGCACCACCGTGGGGGTGAGCGAACTCCCCCACCCCCATCAGTTGCTGATGTTGAAGGCCATGGCCTACAAGCCCGCCCACACCTCCCGAGGGACCCTGTGA
- a CDS encoding RidA family protein, producing the protein MQNPQTKVLPHKAVPRGRFPHVKRAGDFLFISGTSSRRADNGFEGASADEFGVTELNIRVQTRAVIQNIGDILASMDATLEDLTEVTCFLVNMNDFRGFNEVWAEFFDVDGPTRTTVAVHQLPHPHLLVEMKAIAYKPPAPAHP; encoded by the coding sequence TTGCAGAACCCACAGACCAAGGTATTGCCCCACAAGGCCGTGCCCCGGGGACGTTTTCCCCACGTGAAGCGGGCCGGGGATTTCCTCTTCATTTCCGGCACCAGCTCCCGGCGAGCGGACAACGGTTTCGAGGGCGCAAGCGCCGACGAGTTCGGCGTCACCGAGCTGAACATCCGCGTCCAGACGCGGGCCGTCATCCAAAACATCGGCGATATCCTGGCCTCCATGGACGCCACCCTCGAGGACCTCACGGAGGTCACCTGCTTCCTGGTGAACATGAACGACTTCAGAGGCTTCAACGAGGTGTGGGCCGAGTTCTTCGACGTCGACGGGCCCACCCGCACCACGGTGGCGGTGCATCAGCTGCCCCACCCCCACCTGCTGGTGGAGATGAAGGCCATCGCCTACAAACCCCCGGCACCTGCCCACCCATAG
- a CDS encoding tRNA U-34 5-methylaminomethyl-2-thiouridine biosynthesis protein → MPIVSAFLVPGSPLLMLKPDNPPWRELVAAYGEAGEILAASKPDVIAIYSTQWMAVLDELWQTRPRVAGEHVDENWHEYGVMPFDMHIDTELTTACIERTNEFGIRSKGVDYDQFPVDSGTITATHFLNPQLNPQGRLPLVIAANNLYHDGAVTERLAATVRQQADALGRRVALVGVGGLSGTIFRDDIDPGADHVASPADDEENRRMLDLIAAGDAAAVRAALPAYARAAKADMGFKHMSWLLGGLGDGYASARVLGYGPTWGAGSAVVAFTP, encoded by the coding sequence ATGCCCATCGTCTCCGCTTTCCTGGTACCCGGCAGCCCGCTGCTGATGCTCAAACCCGACAACCCCCCGTGGCGGGAGCTGGTGGCGGCCTATGGCGAAGCCGGCGAGATCCTGGCGGCCTCCAAACCGGACGTCATCGCCATCTACTCCACCCAGTGGATGGCGGTGCTCGACGAGCTGTGGCAGACCCGCCCCCGCGTGGCGGGAGAGCACGTGGACGAGAACTGGCACGAGTACGGCGTCATGCCCTTCGACATGCATATCGACACCGAACTCACCACGGCCTGCATCGAACGCACCAATGAATTCGGCATACGCTCCAAGGGTGTGGACTACGACCAGTTCCCGGTGGACTCCGGCACCATCACAGCCACCCATTTCCTCAATCCCCAACTCAATCCCCAAGGCCGGCTGCCCCTGGTGATCGCCGCCAACAACCTCTACCACGACGGTGCCGTCACCGAACGGCTGGCGGCCACCGTGCGCCAACAGGCGGATGCCCTGGGCCGGCGCGTCGCCCTGGTGGGGGTGGGGGGCCTGTCCGGCACCATCTTCCGGGACGACATCGACCCCGGCGCAGACCACGTGGCCTCGCCGGCGGACGACGAGGAGAACCGGCGCATGCTGGACCTCATAGCCGCCGGCGACGCCGCTGCGGTGCGGGCGGCCCTGCCCGCCTATGCCCGCGCCGCCAAGGCGGACATGGGTTTCAAGCACATGTCCTGGCTGCTGGGCGGCCTGGGCGACGGCTACGCATCCGCCCGAGTCCTGGGCTACGGGCCCACCTGGGGGGCGGGCTCCGCCGTGGTGGCCTTCACGCCCTGA